A genomic region of Thermococcus sp. contains the following coding sequences:
- a CDS encoding glycosyltransferase family 2 protein, which yields MSVSIKFQSSLYLYLLIIIGIALILPPVYALEAVLLFLFLMVFSGTIFYSLLLLALGRKYPFTHTEIPDNPFFEPLVYVLIPAHNEESVIERTAKTVLSQKYSNYRLFLINDSSTDRTMESIERIRGEHQRRVVVINVPPDRGRSKPRALNYTLEIIREHFKRPDYVFILDADYLLEPNALRKLVEILENAPNYVIGIQGNVRPRNWNRNFITRFITLERLVGFNVAIEGDMKLNENGKYGGTVALLRFSHISHLGMFREDSVTEDTDLWARALIAGYRFWYYHGVIGWEEAVETMQDYVRQRSRWAQGHLQAMVEYYWDVLRSCSSVTEAFVEHFYIISYLVPVFWLLSVVFNLYLMAVGTVPVQLIRPRIFLGVSILSFLIFWLSVAYSNWIEQKRHSFGVQWWFVFLYPIYFGVFVMAGVIYTTRGLLRLVLGKIQWEKTRRFT from the coding sequence ATGAGTGTCTCAATAAAATTCCAGTCAAGCCTTTACCTCTACCTTCTAATCATCATCGGCATAGCCCTCATCCTGCCTCCAGTCTACGCTCTTGAGGCCGTCCTCCTGTTCCTTTTCCTCATGGTCTTTTCTGGAACCATCTTCTACTCCCTCCTGCTCCTTGCACTTGGGAGAAAATATCCATTCACTCACACGGAGATTCCCGACAACCCATTCTTTGAACCCCTCGTCTACGTCCTGATTCCCGCGCACAATGAGGAGAGCGTGATAGAGAGAACTGCAAAAACCGTTCTGTCCCAGAAATACTCCAACTACCGGCTCTTTTTGATAAACGACAGCTCAACAGACAGAACGATGGAGAGTATAGAACGCATCCGGGGAGAGCATCAAAGAAGGGTAGTTGTAATAAACGTGCCGCCCGATAGGGGCAGGAGCAAACCAAGGGCATTAAACTATACCCTGGAGATTATAAGAGAACACTTCAAGCGCCCGGATTATGTATTCATACTTGACGCCGACTATCTCCTCGAACCCAACGCCCTGAGGAAGCTCGTGGAAATACTAGAAAACGCCCCCAACTACGTCATAGGGATACAGGGCAACGTCCGCCCTAGGAACTGGAACAGAAACTTTATAACCCGCTTTATCACCCTTGAGCGCCTCGTTGGGTTCAACGTGGCCATTGAAGGTGATATGAAACTCAACGAGAACGGGAAATACGGGGGTACAGTGGCCCTCTTAAGGTTTTCCCATATCTCCCACCTGGGGATGTTTAGGGAAGATTCAGTAACCGAGGACACGGATCTATGGGCGCGGGCGCTTATCGCCGGCTACCGCTTCTGGTACTACCACGGGGTCATTGGCTGGGAGGAAGCCGTTGAGACCATGCAGGACTACGTGAGACAGAGGTCACGCTGGGCACAGGGCCACCTTCAGGCAATGGTTGAGTATTACTGGGATGTTCTAAGAAGCTGTTCCAGCGTTACTGAGGCGTTCGTAGAGCACTTCTACATAATAAGCTATCTCGTGCCGGTTTTCTGGCTCCTCTCAGTTGTCTTCAACCTCTATCTTATGGCAGTCGGCACCGTTCCCGTACAGTTAATAAGGCCAAGGATCTTCCTTGGCGTTTCTATTCTATCATTCCTGATTTTCTGGCTCTCCGTTGCATACTCAAACTGGATTGAACAAAAAAGGCACTCCTTCGGTGTCCAGTGGTGGTTCGTCTTCCTGTACCCTATCTACTTTGGTGTGTTTGTCATGGCAGGCGTTATCTACACGACGCGCGGCCTTTTGAGACTGGTTCTGGGAAAAATCCAGTGGGAAAAAACGCGAAGGTTTACCTGA
- a CDS encoding DUF257 family protein translates to MGLRDMIIVKMWESIKPGETVLFERTGEGDMGMGVYHTLLWAQSEEFKIIVIDILDSYSTLVSKAKLMGLDVSLLNNADVIKIGGVKKQGHVIAHIEGISEPTIMLRKFREAYEPVIGNSDRKVLAVVIGLEKLFVVSEFSHRGIQVIIDQLAGYIGNTSRLGIYLLKKDILPVDKRFVIKLLEDIATTVVRTQKKGRLTEFHIVKSLNSELEGVLIRV, encoded by the coding sequence ATGGGACTTCGGGACATGATAATCGTGAAAATGTGGGAGTCCATCAAGCCAGGGGAGACAGTTCTCTTTGAGAGAACCGGCGAGGGTGACATGGGTATGGGGGTATACCACACGCTCCTGTGGGCCCAGTCAGAAGAGTTCAAAATCATTGTAATTGACATCCTCGACTCGTACTCGACGCTGGTTTCAAAGGCAAAGCTCATGGGTCTGGACGTTTCGCTGCTCAACAACGCCGACGTCATTAAAATAGGCGGGGTCAAAAAGCAGGGGCACGTCATTGCCCACATAGAGGGAATTTCTGAACCCACGATTATGCTAAGAAAGTTCAGAGAGGCTTATGAGCCAGTAATAGGTAACTCTGACAGGAAGGTTCTGGCGGTCGTAATCGGACTGGAGAAGCTCTTTGTCGTCTCGGAGTTCTCCCACAGGGGCATTCAGGTGATAATAGACCAGCTGGCCGGGTACATAGGAAATACAAGCAGGCTGGGCATCTACTTGCTCAAAAAGGACATCCTCCCAGTAGATAAGAGGTTTGTCATAAAGCTCCTGGAGGACATAGCGACCACTGTAGTGAGAACCCAAAAGAAGGGCAGGCTGACCGAGTTCCATATCGTTAAGTCTCTGAACAGCGAGCTTGAGGGGGTTCTAATAAGGGTGTAG
- a CDS encoding TIGR00269 family protein yields MKCKFCERPAFIKLHYPKMYLCEEHFTEYFERKVKRTIERYKMLKQEERVLVVVSGGKDSAVTAYILKKFGYNIECLHINLGIGEYSEKGERYAKRQCEKIGVPLHIVRVRELLGAGIGEVRTRRPTCSYCGLTKRYIFNKFAYDNGFNVVATGHNLDDEASFIFNNLMNWNTQYLAKQGPVTPAAFNGKLVRRIKPLYEVTEREVVAYALADGIQYEMDECPHARGATTLEWKAILNEMEEKRPGTKINFVKGYLRKKGLFEAELEEAELRECKICGMPSSGEVCSFCRFWGLEKPLDFRVKE; encoded by the coding sequence GTGAAATGCAAGTTCTGTGAGAGACCGGCCTTCATCAAACTCCATTATCCGAAGATGTACCTCTGCGAGGAACACTTTACGGAGTACTTCGAGAGAAAGGTGAAGAGGACGATAGAGCGCTACAAGATGCTCAAACAGGAGGAGAGAGTCTTAGTTGTTGTCAGTGGCGGTAAGGACTCGGCCGTGACAGCCTACATCCTCAAGAAGTTCGGTTACAACATAGAGTGCCTCCACATAAACCTTGGCATAGGCGAGTACAGTGAGAAAGGCGAGCGCTATGCAAAGAGACAATGTGAGAAGATAGGCGTCCCCCTCCATATCGTCCGTGTGAGGGAGCTTTTAGGGGCTGGAATTGGCGAGGTCAGAACTAGAAGGCCAACCTGCTCCTATTGCGGCCTGACCAAGCGCTACATCTTCAACAAGTTCGCCTACGACAACGGCTTCAATGTGGTGGCGACAGGTCATAACCTCGACGACGAGGCGAGCTTCATCTTCAACAACCTGATGAACTGGAACACGCAGTATTTAGCGAAGCAGGGCCCGGTTACCCCGGCGGCCTTCAACGGGAAGCTGGTCAGGAGAATCAAGCCCCTCTACGAGGTCACGGAGCGGGAGGTCGTTGCCTACGCCTTGGCGGACGGCATACAATACGAGATGGATGAGTGCCCGCACGCTAGGGGTGCAACGACGCTCGAGTGGAAGGCCATCCTGAACGAGATGGAGGAGAAGAGGCCCGGGACCAAAATCAACTTCGTCAAGGGCTACCTAAGGAAGAAGGGCCTTTTTGAGGCCGAGCTGGAGGAGGCGGAGCTTAGGGAGTGCAAGATCTGCGGGATGCCATCGAGCGGTGAGGTCTGCTCGTTCTGCAGGTTCTGGGGGCTGGAGAAACCCCTGGATTTTAGAGTTAAGGAGTGA
- a CDS encoding DUF4855 domain-containing protein translates to MSKFGLWWVTWNGSDYESRMTVGSRKATIEDFRERGFDRIVFLGSLSYGGPHLPENGTNQYRYNKLQEYVRALCNGYYDWNVDSDNPNKGKSRYDVGYLDGQFLSLWISSRVGTIKYYVPIPFSYGLDNPIRNPLNEKKKYSAPPRDCPMNGFDESYWHGWIDGVLSVVDDYRVGFYWSYESCLQATKHDPNFVDYFSPMYNANTKEYVDDYKAFIRDMSRYIHNRGHELVWIPATGARSAEYLRDSSGIPVISKHFDYVFVQPNYYQYNSTYTSDELVKKVKWIYESSLSIEMEADSAVLHSQSGHCALCKYENNHYVCDNEGCLERACQYVGAILEVDYEIFNREPIPPERATDTLFPDRAYYFGTDFKVVDAVRGRCPEW, encoded by the coding sequence ATGTCGAAGTTTGGTTTGTGGTGGGTTACATGGAATGGTTCCGACTACGAGTCGAGGATGACTGTGGGGAGTAGAAAAGCCACCATTGAGGACTTCAGGGAGAGGGGTTTTGACAGGATTGTGTTCTTGGGATCCTTAAGTTACGGTGGGCCCCACCTCCCAGAAAACGGTACTAACCAGTATAGGTACAATAAACTTCAAGAGTACGTCCGTGCCCTCTGCAATGGATACTACGATTGGAACGTAGATAGTGACAATCCCAACAAGGGCAAGTCCAGATATGACGTCGGTTATTTGGATGGACAGTTTCTTTCGCTGTGGATTTCCTCACGGGTTGGAACCATAAAGTACTACGTGCCGATACCCTTCTCTTACGGTTTGGATAACCCGATTCGAAATCCGTTGAACGAGAAGAAGAAATACTCTGCACCACCGAGAGATTGTCCAATGAATGGTTTTGATGAATCATACTGGCACGGATGGATTGATGGCGTTCTGAGTGTGGTTGATGATTACAGGGTGGGCTTCTACTGGAGTTACGAGAGTTGCCTTCAGGCCACAAAGCATGACCCCAACTTTGTAGATTACTTCAGCCCAATGTATAACGCCAACACGAAAGAATACGTAGATGATTACAAAGCCTTCATCAGAGACATGTCCCGTTACATTCACAATCGTGGACATGAACTCGTCTGGATTCCAGCAACTGGGGCGAGAAGTGCTGAATACTTAAGGGACAGCAGTGGAATCCCAGTCATTAGTAAGCATTTTGATTACGTTTTTGTTCAACCGAACTATTACCAGTACAATTCCACATACACTTCTGATGAACTCGTCAAGAAGGTTAAATGGATTTATGAGAGCTCACTTTCAATAGAGATGGAAGCCGACAGTGCTGTCCTTCACAGTCAGAGTGGGCATTGTGCTTTGTGCAAATATGAGAACAATCATTACGTGTGTGATAATGAAGGATGCCTTGAACGTGCCTGTCAGTATGTTGGGGCAATCCTTGAGGTAGATTATGAAATATTCAATCGGGAACCAATCCCACCAGAACGTGCTACTGACACGCTCTTCCCAGATAGGGCTTACTACTTCGGCACAGACTTTAAGGTTGTGGACGCGGTGAGGGGAAGATGTCCCGAATGGTAG
- a CDS encoding NAD(P)/FAD-dependent oxidoreductase: protein MVSENGSGKVYDAVIIGAGPAGLFAAYELAERSNFRVLVVDEGGDIDQRTCPMYELGYCIGCQPCHIMSGVGGAGGLSDGTINLRPDIGGDLAELTNDENYAWQLVCEVDQIFLRHKTPRNLFKGDPEQVRYWEQRAAQAGVKFIPIIQRHIGSDRTPEVIGDIKGHLEGKGVEFLLWTKALEFGRGWVKVQKGSDIFEIKARYIIVAPGRGGAEWFHDVAQKIGLKARHGPIDVGVRVEVPAIVMDPITSINHDPKFHIYTNTYDDFVRTFCTNPNGFVVEERYDGFVGVNGHSMHGKKSNNTNFAFLSRIELTEPVEDTTAYGGSIAQLATTIGGGKPLIQRLGDLRRGRRSTWNRIRRSDVEPTLRNVTPGDVAMALPHRVVTNIIEGLEKLDRVLPGIASDHTLLYAPEIKYYAMKVEVDGNLETSIENIFAAGDGAGLSRDIVNAAATGLLAARGILKKEGLYTEKEFRKPGNWKEKIEEMEA, encoded by the coding sequence ATGGTTTCTGAAAACGGAAGCGGAAAAGTCTACGATGCTGTGATTATAGGTGCTGGTCCCGCAGGGCTTTTTGCGGCCTACGAACTCGCGGAAAGGAGCAATTTTAGAGTTCTTGTGGTGGATGAGGGAGGGGACATAGACCAGCGCACCTGCCCGATGTACGAGCTCGGCTACTGCATCGGCTGCCAGCCCTGTCACATAATGAGCGGCGTTGGCGGTGCCGGGGGCTTGAGTGATGGAACCATCAACCTCAGGCCCGATATCGGGGGTGACCTAGCCGAGCTGACGAACGACGAGAACTACGCCTGGCAACTCGTCTGTGAGGTTGATCAGATTTTTCTGAGGCACAAAACGCCGAGGAACCTTTTCAAGGGGGATCCGGAGCAGGTTCGCTACTGGGAGCAGAGAGCGGCCCAGGCGGGAGTAAAGTTCATCCCGATAATCCAGAGGCACATAGGTTCCGACAGGACGCCGGAGGTCATAGGGGACATCAAAGGGCACCTCGAAGGTAAAGGCGTAGAGTTCCTCCTCTGGACGAAAGCTTTAGAATTCGGTCGGGGATGGGTTAAAGTCCAGAAGGGGAGTGACATCTTTGAGATTAAGGCGAGATACATCATAGTTGCGCCGGGCAGAGGGGGAGCGGAGTGGTTCCACGACGTGGCCCAGAAGATAGGGCTGAAGGCCAGACACGGCCCGATTGACGTAGGCGTCCGCGTCGAGGTTCCCGCCATAGTGATGGACCCGATAACGAGCATAAACCACGACCCGAAGTTCCACATCTACACCAACACCTACGACGACTTTGTGAGGACTTTTTGCACCAACCCTAACGGCTTCGTCGTTGAGGAGCGCTACGACGGCTTCGTTGGCGTTAACGGCCACTCCATGCATGGGAAGAAGAGCAACAACACGAACTTTGCCTTTCTGAGCAGGATAGAGCTGACTGAGCCGGTGGAGGACACCACAGCCTATGGGGGAAGCATAGCGCAGCTCGCCACGACCATAGGCGGGGGAAAGCCCCTCATCCAGCGCCTCGGAGACCTCAGGAGGGGAAGGAGGAGTACGTGGAATAGAATACGGAGAAGTGATGTCGAGCCGACGCTGAGGAACGTCACGCCGGGGGATGTAGCGATGGCCCTTCCGCATCGCGTCGTGACCAACATAATAGAGGGCCTTGAGAAGCTAGACCGCGTTCTCCCCGGGATTGCGAGCGACCACACACTGCTCTACGCCCCGGAGATCAAATACTACGCGATGAAGGTTGAGGTCGACGGAAACCTTGAGACTAGCATCGAGAACATCTTCGCGGCAGGGGACGGTGCCGGGCTGAGCAGGGACATAGTTAACGCCGCCGCTACTGGCCTCTTAGCGGCAAGGGGGATACTGAAGAAGGAGGGCCTTTACACGGAGAAGGAGTTCAGGAAGCCGGGGAACTGGAAGGAGAAAATTGAGGAGATGGAAGCATGA
- the hisS gene encoding histidine--tRNA ligase yields MKRLEKVKGTRDLLPEEMAKRRWIFERIRNVFERYNFHEVLTPTFEYTELFKLRSGEEVVEQLYAFDDKGGRNLSLRPDMTSSVARLYVNSFQNAPKPVKWYYMANMFRYEEPQSGRYREFWQAGVELLGSDKVEADAEVIALFVESYLATSLKEFTVNIGDRVLLDEFAKMISVKDDIGLMRLIDKKDKMSREDFIGALKEFGLNDDGVKKVLALVDIKGLPDEVLPKAEELFTSEEAKAEIKRLYELVDLLDAYGISRWIRIDLGIARGFDYYTSVVFEAIAPNDLGIGSVGGGGRYDNLIEVFGGKPTPATGFAIGIERLIPILEWKDLIPEPKLRPDVYVVPIGKDAEVKRAATEVVSTLRRAGIKADVELTGRKVRKALDYADRLGVPYVVLIGKRDLEEGKVTIRDMESGEQRILEKENAIKEIVKLLGL; encoded by the coding sequence ATGAAGAGGCTCGAGAAGGTTAAGGGAACGCGAGACTTGCTCCCGGAGGAGATGGCAAAGAGGAGATGGATCTTCGAGAGAATAAGGAATGTATTCGAGAGGTATAACTTTCATGAGGTTCTCACGCCCACCTTTGAGTACACAGAGCTTTTCAAGCTGAGGAGCGGTGAGGAGGTCGTTGAGCAGCTCTACGCCTTCGACGACAAGGGCGGGAGAAACCTCTCCCTCAGGCCGGACATGACCTCGAGCGTCGCCCGTCTCTACGTCAACTCTTTCCAGAACGCTCCAAAGCCCGTGAAGTGGTATTACATGGCCAACATGTTCCGCTACGAAGAACCACAGAGCGGCCGCTACCGTGAGTTCTGGCAGGCGGGCGTTGAACTCCTCGGGAGCGATAAGGTTGAGGCCGATGCCGAAGTCATAGCGCTCTTCGTCGAGAGCTACCTCGCGACCAGTTTGAAGGAGTTCACGGTTAACATCGGCGACCGCGTTCTGCTCGACGAGTTCGCGAAGATGATCAGCGTTAAAGATGACATCGGACTCATGAGGCTCATCGACAAGAAGGACAAGATGAGCAGGGAGGATTTCATTGGAGCGCTTAAGGAATTCGGTTTAAACGACGACGGCGTTAAGAAGGTTCTCGCGCTGGTTGACATTAAAGGCCTTCCGGATGAGGTTCTCCCGAAGGCGGAGGAGCTTTTCACGAGCGAGGAAGCGAAAGCCGAGATCAAGCGCCTCTACGAGCTTGTTGATCTGCTCGATGCCTACGGCATTTCCAGGTGGATAAGGATAGACCTTGGAATCGCCAGGGGCTTTGACTACTACACGAGCGTCGTCTTTGAGGCGATAGCGCCGAACGACCTCGGAATCGGATCAGTTGGTGGCGGCGGCAGGTACGACAACCTAATAGAGGTCTTCGGTGGAAAGCCTACCCCGGCAACGGGCTTTGCCATAGGAATCGAGAGGCTCATCCCGATACTCGAGTGGAAAGACCTCATTCCGGAGCCAAAGCTCAGACCTGATGTTTATGTGGTTCCGATAGGGAAGGACGCAGAGGTCAAAAGGGCCGCCACTGAGGTCGTCTCCACCTTGAGAAGGGCAGGCATTAAAGCGGACGTTGAGCTGACGGGCAGGAAGGTAAGAAAGGCCCTTGACTACGCCGACAGGCTCGGCGTTCCCTACGTCGTCCTCATTGGGAAGAGGGACCTAGAGGAGGGGAAGGTAACGATAAGGGATATGGAGAGTGGTGAACAGAGGATTCTGGAAAAGGAGAACGCCATAAAGGAAATAGTGAAACTTTTGGGGCTTTAG
- the alaS gene encoding alanine--tRNA ligase, with amino-acid sequence MSMDMSTRMFKEEGWIRKQCPKCGKFFWTLDPDRETCGDPPCDEYSFIGKPGIPRKYTLDEMREAFLRFFEKHGHGRVKRFPVLPRWRDDVLLVGASIMDFQPWVISGEADPPANPLTISQPSIRFTDIDNVGITGRHFTMFEMMAHHAFNYPGKPIYWMDETVELAFEFFTKELGMKAEDITFKENPWAGGGNAGPAFEVLYRGLEVATLVFMQYKKAPENADPSQVVEIKGDYYVPMETRVVDTGYGLERLVWMSHGTPTAYDAVLGYIVEPLKKMAGIGKIDERILMENSRLAGMFDIEDMGDLRYLREQVAKKVGISVGELEKAVRPYELVYAIADHTKTLTIMLADGVIPSNVKAGYLARLLIRKSIRHLRELGLELPLSEIVAMHIKELSPTYPEFKEMEEVILDIINVEERRYQETLKRGSDLVKREIAKLKKRGINELPLDKLMLFYESHGLTPEIVAEVAEKEGIKVEIPDNFYTLIAEKAEKAEKKTAAEYVVDFELVEELPDTRTLYYEDPFMREFDAEVLKVIDGWVVLDRTAFYPEGGGQPYDTGLLSVNGEEVKVTNVQKVGKVILHKVERPGLFKEGAKVHGRLDWDRRIQHMRHHTGTHVLMGALVRVLGKHVWQAGSQLHTDWARLDVSHYKRITEEELREIERLANRIVMENRKVTWEWLPRTEAEMKYGFRLYQGGVVPGRVIRVLKIEDWDVQACGGTHLPNTGLIGPIKILRTERIQDGVERIIFAAGEAAINWMQETEKLLKKTAETFRVPPEKVPETAERFFGEWKAAKKEAEKLRKELAKLLVYELESEVEKIGEVEFIGRVVEGTIDDLREAANKLRKEKRVVVLITREGHFVVAVGDGLDLKAGELAKVITSVAGGGGGGRKELAQGRIKNPLKAEEAIEEVKKRLG; translated from the coding sequence ATGAGTATGGACATGAGCACGAGGATGTTTAAGGAAGAGGGATGGATTAGAAAGCAGTGCCCGAAGTGCGGAAAGTTCTTCTGGACGCTCGACCCGGACAGAGAGACCTGCGGAGACCCGCCGTGTGACGAGTACTCCTTCATCGGAAAACCCGGAATTCCAAGGAAATACACCCTAGACGAGATGCGCGAGGCCTTTTTGAGGTTCTTCGAGAAGCATGGGCACGGAAGGGTTAAGCGCTTTCCAGTTCTGCCGCGCTGGCGCGATGACGTTCTCCTCGTTGGGGCTTCAATCATGGACTTCCAGCCGTGGGTCATAAGCGGAGAGGCCGACCCACCCGCGAACCCGCTCACGATAAGCCAGCCGTCGATTCGCTTTACTGACATAGACAACGTCGGAATAACTGGCAGGCACTTCACGATGTTCGAGATGATGGCCCACCACGCCTTTAACTACCCGGGCAAGCCGATTTACTGGATGGACGAGACCGTTGAGCTTGCCTTCGAGTTCTTCACCAAGGAGCTGGGTATGAAGGCCGAGGACATAACCTTCAAGGAGAACCCGTGGGCCGGTGGGGGAAATGCCGGGCCTGCCTTCGAGGTGCTCTACCGCGGTCTTGAGGTCGCGACGCTCGTCTTCATGCAGTACAAGAAAGCTCCAGAAAACGCCGACCCGAGTCAAGTCGTCGAGATAAAGGGCGACTACTACGTTCCGATGGAGACGCGTGTTGTCGACACGGGCTACGGCCTTGAGCGTTTGGTATGGATGAGCCACGGAACTCCAACGGCCTACGACGCGGTTCTCGGCTACATCGTCGAGCCGTTGAAGAAAATGGCAGGCATAGGGAAGATAGATGAGCGCATCCTCATGGAGAACTCCCGCCTCGCTGGAATGTTCGACATTGAGGACATGGGCGATTTGCGCTATCTAAGGGAGCAGGTGGCCAAAAAGGTCGGCATAAGCGTCGGGGAGCTTGAGAAGGCTGTAAGACCCTACGAGCTTGTCTACGCAATAGCTGACCACACGAAGACCCTCACCATCATGCTGGCCGACGGGGTAATCCCGTCCAACGTGAAAGCGGGATATCTCGCCAGATTGCTCATCAGGAAGAGCATAAGACACCTCCGCGAACTTGGCCTCGAGCTCCCGCTGAGCGAAATCGTTGCCATGCACATAAAGGAGCTTTCGCCGACCTACCCGGAGTTTAAGGAGATGGAGGAGGTAATCCTCGACATAATCAACGTTGAGGAGAGACGCTATCAGGAGACGCTCAAGAGGGGAAGCGACCTCGTGAAGCGCGAGATAGCAAAACTCAAAAAGAGGGGCATAAACGAGCTTCCGCTCGACAAGCTCATGCTCTTCTACGAGAGCCACGGTTTAACCCCGGAGATAGTGGCCGAGGTCGCGGAGAAAGAAGGTATAAAGGTCGAGATACCGGACAACTTCTACACCCTCATAGCGGAGAAGGCAGAAAAGGCCGAGAAGAAGACTGCGGCAGAGTATGTCGTCGACTTCGAGCTGGTGGAGGAGTTACCTGACACGAGAACACTCTACTACGAGGACCCGTTCATGAGGGAGTTCGATGCGGAGGTGCTAAAGGTCATAGACGGCTGGGTAGTACTTGATAGAACCGCCTTCTATCCTGAAGGAGGAGGCCAGCCCTATGATACGGGCCTTTTATCCGTAAACGGTGAGGAAGTCAAGGTGACCAACGTCCAGAAGGTCGGAAAGGTCATCCTCCATAAGGTCGAGAGGCCAGGGCTTTTCAAGGAAGGAGCCAAAGTCCACGGGAGGCTGGACTGGGACAGAAGGATACAGCACATGCGCCACCACACGGGAACCCACGTCCTCATGGGCGCGCTCGTTCGCGTTTTAGGAAAGCACGTCTGGCAGGCCGGTTCACAGCTCCACACCGATTGGGCACGCCTTGACGTGTCCCACTACAAGCGCATCACAGAGGAGGAGCTGAGGGAAATCGAGCGCTTGGCGAACCGCATTGTAATGGAGAACAGAAAGGTAACCTGGGAATGGCTCCCGAGGACCGAGGCCGAGATGAAGTACGGGTTCAGGCTTTATCAGGGTGGAGTCGTCCCCGGAAGGGTAATCCGCGTGCTTAAGATAGAGGACTGGGACGTTCAGGCCTGTGGCGGGACGCACCTGCCGAATACCGGCTTAATCGGCCCGATAAAGATTCTCAGGACAGAGAGAATACAGGACGGCGTTGAGAGGATAATCTTCGCGGCAGGGGAAGCCGCTATCAACTGGATGCAGGAGACCGAGAAACTCCTCAAGAAGACGGCTGAGACCTTCCGCGTTCCACCGGAGAAGGTGCCGGAAACCGCAGAAAGGTTCTTCGGCGAATGGAAGGCCGCGAAGAAGGAGGCCGAGAAGCTCAGGAAGGAACTGGCGAAGCTCCTCGTCTACGAGCTTGAGAGCGAGGTCGAGAAGATCGGAGAAGTCGAGTTCATCGGCAGGGTCGTTGAAGGGACGATAGACGACCTCCGTGAGGCGGCGAACAAACTCAGAAAGGAGAAGCGCGTTGTGGTTTTGATAACGAGGGAGGGACACTTCGTCGTTGCCGTGGGAGACGGCCTCGACCTCAAAGCTGGAGAGCTGGCGAAGGTAATAACGAGCGTCGCCGGCGGTGGCGGTGGCGGAAGGAAGGAATTGGCACAGGGCAGGATAAAGAACCCGTTGAAGGCTGAAGAGGCGATAGAAGAGGTGAAGAAGAGGCTCGGCTA